DNA sequence from the Rhizobium lusitanum genome:
GTTCGACAGGCGATTGCCGCCGCTCGAGCCAAAGCGGGCATTGACGACGCGCGGCCAGCTCATGGAGATGGCGATATAGGATTTGAAGTGATCGACGCCGACGCCCATCTTGTCGAGGATCTGACCAAGCTGCTGCGGCGACATCTTGTTGCTCGCGGCAAAGCGGCCAAAAGCACTGTCGACTTCCGTCGTTGATACCGACATGCGCACGCGGGCGATTTCAGCGCGCTTCAGCGTCTCGTCGACAAGCTGTTCCTGCGCCAGCTTGTTGAGCTCGCCCTTTTGATGTTGCAGTTTGAGGAAGTTGACACGCTTGGCGATATCGCCCGAGGTGATCACCGAGTTGTTGACAACGACCTTCACCTCGCTTGCGGCGAAGGCAACATCGCTGCTCGGCATGGCGAACGTGGCCATGATCAGCGCGGCGGCTCCGAATAGCACAGCGCGCATCGGTGTCTTTTCAGAGAACATCAATTACCCCTTCCCAAAGGTCCTTATCCGCACTGCGTCACATCGGGACGCCGTTCGCGCAATACGGCAATTTCGCGCCACCTGTCTACAACAAGCACGACGAATTGCAAAATCCTTGCGGCAAAACAATGACGCGGAGGGGAGTGGGGTCCAGTTTCAAACAAAAGGGCCGGCTCGTGGAGCCGGCCCTTTTTTCGAGTTTGATAGGTCAGAACGTGGCGTCCTGGGTGCTGCCGAGATTGACGTCGCCGAGCGTACGGAACGTGATTCGGGCGCCGATCGACCAGTTGCTTGCCGTTGCATCTGTCGAATCCTTCTTGTTCAGGAAGGAAATGCTGAAGATCGTGCATTCGTCCTCATAGGAGAGGCCAACGCCCTGGCGAGTGATCTCACTATCGTTGATGTCATAGTTCATCGTACCGAACACCGACCAGTATTCCTTGAACTTGACCTGGGCGCGCGTCTGGATTTCATCCTGATCCGAGGTGAAGCCATACTGCGGTTGTGCGGCAATATGGGTGTAGGTCGCGGATGTCTGGAAGACATCGTTGGCGAAGCCGACCGTGGTATCGCCGCGGCGGAACGCGAAATCCTTTTCGTCGAAACGATAGGATTGCGAAAGCGAAATGCCCTGCGGCGTGGTGAGGCCAAACATGGTCACGTAGTCGGAGCGGGTGGTTTCAAGCCCCGAATCCGAACCGACGCCGGCAAGATCGCTCTCCGCGAAGGAGTTGCGGCCGGCAAGCTGGAAGGATTGGCCGAAGATGTGCTGCAACTTGTAGCCACTGTCGAAGTTGCCGGTATAGCGCCAACCGACATTGGCGCGTGTGCCGCCCTCAACCCGGTCGAAGCCCGAGAACTTGTCGCGATCGAACAGGTTGGTCGCATCGAAGACAAAGCTCTGGGCATCCTCATTCGGCAATTGCCCGGCAAGCTGCTCGTCCGGGCGCACATAGAGCTGCGCGATCGGTTCGAACACATGCGTGCTGTTGTTGGTGGTGATGAGGAAGGGATACTTCGCTTCAAGGCCCAACGTGGCCATGCCACGCGTGGCATAGTCGCTCGTGTCGTAATTGCCGGAGTACGTGCCTGCTCCTGGCGCATCCATGTTCAGGCCGTAGACGTCGCCGCGAAGGGCCGCCAGCGGCGTCAACAGCAGACCTTGATCCGTGGTGAAGGTACGTTGCCACTGCACCTCGCTGGTGAGGCGCGTATAGTCTCCGGAAAGGCCGAGATAGCGGTCGTTCAGGCTGGAGTCACCGAGGGTATTGGTGGCGTCGAGCACCGATGTCGTATTACGCGATAGGTGCGTGAAGTTCATGGTCGCCGACAGCTCGCCGCCATAGACCGACTTCGGATCGACATAGTGATAGTCGACGCTCGGGTAGACGGTCGCCTGTTGCTTCGTGGCAGTGCTGTTATTATCGGTGTCCTGAACATCGTAATAGAAGGCGCGCATATCGAAATAATTGCGCTTGCCGAGACCAGTCAGATAGGCCTGGTTGGTATGGGTGCTCTGGTTGAGGCCATCGAGCCCATAGGTGCGCGAGAAGTTGTTGTCGCTCTGCGCCATGACATCCCAGCCGAACGTCCAGCGAGGATTGATCTTGAAATCCGCCTTGGAGGAAATCATTCCGCGCGTTTTGTTCTCGGCATCGCTGGTCCCGGACGTGAAAGCGCTGGGATCCATCTGGTTGATGCCGGCGACGCGCAGAGTATGCGTGCCGTTTTCAAAGCGTTGACGGAACTCGCCCTCGAGCAAGAGACCCTGGTTCGTGTAGCCGGTGGCACTGACCGTGGCATCCATGCTCGGCGAGATAACGTAATAATACGGAACCTTCAGACCAAAGCCGAGGCGCTCAGAAACACTCATCGACGGGAACAGGAAGCCGGACTTACGCTTCACCGTATTGTCCGGAACCTCGATCCACGGAATATAGGCGATCGGATGGCCGAACAGCTCGAAACGGGCATGCTCGAGGCGGACGGTATGCGTCACGCCGTTTTGAACGACACGCTGCGCCTTGACCTGCCACAGCGGTGCGCGGCCCTGCTCGGAGCAAGACTGACAGGCGGTATAGACGCCCTTCGTCAGAATCATCTGCGTGCCGCCGACACGCTCGCCCTTTTCGGCGGCCAAGCGGGTATTGTCCGGCATTTCGATGCGCAGAGCATTGACGAAACCGTCGGAGAAGCTGTCGGTGACATCCATTTTGTCACCGTACATGCGATTGCCGTCGGGGCTGATCAGCTCGACATTGCCGAGGGCCATCATCCGACCGGACTTCTGATTATATTCAACCTTCTGGGCGACCATTTTGTAGCCGCCATAGTTGATCTGCACGGCACCGGTGGCGGTGACGATCTGGTTATCCTTGTTATAGATCAATTCGTTGGACGAAAGGACCATCTTGGAGCCGTCGGGGACTTTGACCTTTACGGGAGCGGTCGCAGCACCGGCGCCGCCATTATTATTGGTGGCCTGGGCGTAAGCTACGACCGGGCTCATGAAATACGCGCATGTAGCCGTGCCCGTAACGAGAGCAGCCACAAACTTCCTGATACTCTTGCGGTTGCCCGCCACTAGCCGTCCTCCTGATGAAGCAGGATCGTTGCTCCGAATGCCAAAGCGACGACCACGGGTATCCATGTCGCCACGAAGGGAGGAACCACTCCGCTGCTCCCAAATGCTTTTACAAGCACGGTGGCAACATAAAGCACGAAGCCCGAGAGGATTCCACCCAGAATCACGGAGCGCGATTGGTTGAATCTACTGAATTTTAGGGACACGGTTGCTGCGATGAGCGTCATGGCCACCAAAAGGAATGGCTGTGACAGCAGCGAGTGAAATTGCGTTTCAAGCGCCTTGGTTGAGATGCCAAAGGACTTAGCAATCGCTATTCGATTAGAAAGATCATAAAAAGCAATGGTTTCCGGCTGAGCCAAACGCTCGGAGACGAAATCCTGTTTCAGATTAGTACGAACCTGTGTCGTGGTTTTGTGAACGGGGATTTCGCCTGGGGCGCGCTCGACGACACCGTTAAGAAGCCAGTAACCATCTTCCAACTTAGCCGACTGGGCATCCTGCCTGAGAGTGATATTTCCCTGTGAATCAAAGTGGATAAACACGACGTTCATCAGCGTCGTGCCGTTGTCGAGAACAGCCTTGGCGCCAATGATGATGTCGTTTTTGCCATCCGACTGACGCAGCCAGGGAATCGAAAGTGTATTGCGATAGGACGGATCGCCACGCAGATCGGCTTCCATCGTTTCTGCCTGCCGCTGGCCCCATGCCGCAACCGGATTAAGGGCGAACATGGTCATCAGCCCGACAGCGAACGCGCCGACAATGAAGGGTGTCATGAACTGCCAGACGGAGATTCCGGCTGCGCGCGCGATTACCAGTTCGCGGCGGCGATTGAGCGTGATCAACACGGTCATGCCGACGAAGAGGGCGATGAACGGCACCGTCTGCTGCAGGATGAACGGCAATCTGACCGCCGTCATCAGCAGACCGATTTTGACCGTATATCCCGGAAGGCCAGCAAGCCGGCCAGCGGTCTCGCTGAAGTCGACCAGATACACAAGCGAGGTAACGCCGAGGAAAAACCAGAGCGTCGTGCTGATGTAGCGCATGAAGAAGTAGCGGCCGAGCGTGCTGAAGATCATGCGCCGCTCCCATTCGAGCTGCCGGGTGTCGGCATGCGCTCCTGGATCTTCTGCCGCCAGTTGCCTAAGCGGTTGCGGATCGACACCGGCATGGACATTCTTCGGTTCCTGAACAGCAGGACGATCGCAATCAGCGTTGCCGCGATGTTGATCCCATAGAGGATGCCGACGAAATAGGGCGCCGTCTCGATCTGGTTGGCCGCG
Encoded proteins:
- the lptG gene encoding LPS export ABC transporter permease LptG, translated to MIFSTLGRYFFMRYISTTLWFFLGVTSLVYLVDFSETAGRLAGLPGYTVKIGLLMTAVRLPFILQQTVPFIALFVGMTVLITLNRRRELVIARAAGISVWQFMTPFIVGAFAVGLMTMFALNPVAAWGQRQAETMEADLRGDPSYRNTLSIPWLRQSDGKNDIIIGAKAVLDNGTTLMNVVFIHFDSQGNITLRQDAQSAKLEDGYWLLNGVVERAPGEIPVHKTTTQVRTNLKQDFVSERLAQPETIAFYDLSNRIAIAKSFGISTKALETQFHSLLSQPFLLVAMTLIAATVSLKFSRFNQSRSVILGGILSGFVLYVATVLVKAFGSSGVVPPFVATWIPVVVALAFGATILLHQEDG
- a CDS encoding LPS-assembly protein LptD, which produces MSPVVAYAQATNNNGGAGAATAPVKVKVPDGSKMVLSSNELIYNKDNQIVTATGAVQINYGGYKMVAQKVEYNQKSGRMMALGNVELISPDGNRMYGDKMDVTDSFSDGFVNALRIEMPDNTRLAAEKGERVGGTQMILTKGVYTACQSCSEQGRAPLWQVKAQRVVQNGVTHTVRLEHARFELFGHPIAYIPWIEVPDNTVKRKSGFLFPSMSVSERLGFGLKVPYYYVISPSMDATVSATGYTNQGLLLEGEFRQRFENGTHTLRVAGINQMDPSAFTSGTSDAENKTRGMISSKADFKINPRWTFGWDVMAQSDNNFSRTYGLDGLNQSTHTNQAYLTGLGKRNYFDMRAFYYDVQDTDNNSTATKQQATVYPSVDYHYVDPKSVYGGELSATMNFTHLSRNTTSVLDATNTLGDSSLNDRYLGLSGDYTRLTSEVQWQRTFTTDQGLLLTPLAALRGDVYGLNMDAPGAGTYSGNYDTSDYATRGMATLGLEAKYPFLITTNNSTHVFEPIAQLYVRPDEQLAGQLPNEDAQSFVFDATNLFDRDKFSGFDRVEGGTRANVGWRYTGNFDSGYKLQHIFGQSFQLAGRNSFAESDLAGVGSDSGLETTRSDYVTMFGLTTPQGISLSQSYRFDEKDFAFRRGDTTVGFANDVFQTSATYTHIAAQPQYGFTSDQDEIQTRAQVKFKEYWSVFGTMNYDINDSEITRQGVGLSYEDECTIFSISFLNKKDSTDATASNWSIGARITFRTLGDVNLGSTQDATF